atttaaaattatcagtATGTTTAGTTGGGAGAATAGTTATTTCCCCATCTACAGTTATTGTTTCTGTTCGCCTTCAGCATTCGGCTTGGTTTCTCAAGtaagcattttttttttctttttattcgtCTTTACTGTTTCTGTTCGCCTTCAGCATTCGGCTTGGTCTTCAGCATTCTGCACGGCGGCTGCTGCTACTGTTTCTGTTGGACCTTTTATTTTCTAGGGTTTCTGTGACTTAAAATGAAATAGCTCTATcgtatttttcattattttacttttctgttACTCACGTTTGGGTACTTAGAAACTGGAGAAAAAGATGACAAACCTTTTTTTGGGTATTCTTTTCCCTTAAGTAAATACAATTTTTGAGTTTCTGGAAATGTTAGACAGTCCCCTTCTCTTCATTTTATCAGGAAccaaaaaaagttttaattttgctaTATACATGGGGTAGGTTCCCTTTTCTCCcttaagggttaatttttttcactatttttaatctattttcctTTGTGTTTGAATTGTTATATATTTAGGGGAACTTTTCCGGTGGAGCAAGGGGATATTCACAAACGCTGGAAATTGGTCAGTACGAGATTGAAGGATTTTCATAAGTGTATTGTGCTTCCCATTGGCAGCCTATCCATTGGACTTTGCAGGCATCGTGCAATCCTCTTTTAAGGTGCCAAAACATAGCCTTTTTTTGTTGGTCTAGcttatcatataaaatatttatcatctCAAATAttcattgttttgtttttggcaacgactaaaaatttgaaaaggaagTTCAAAGTTCAATTGGCCTAGAAGTAACTGCTAGTAAATGCTAGGATGTAGAACAATAAGGCAGATTGTGCTGGGGTAGAAGTTTGGGAACTTTTTGAGTGATCCTTGTTTGAGAAGGGTTCTTCATATATGATCTTATTTACCCTATATGTTTGTTTCTcttattctcttttctttggtCTGAAATTCTTCTGGAATGAAAAGCATTTTCTTTGTGGGTGTATATATACTGTATGTATTTTTGAAAGTCTGGATTGgataagttttcttttattttgactGTAAGTGAGTGTTTCAAAAATTGTGTTATTGGAAATGACTCTCTTGTATAAGTTTCCGTTTCTCttaattctcttttctttggtGAGTGGATATTATTACAACCGTTTTGTCTTATAATTTAAAGCGAGAGACATGGAGGAAAATGCTTTACTATTAAGTTGTGGAATTATAATGCTTTACTATTAGACTGAAATGCTTTACTATTAAATGCTTTACTATTAAGTTGTGCAATTTTGCCGAGCTTCATTGCCCCGTATCTTGGTGTCCCCAAGAAAAATGAATTTCCTAGTGGTTATCATCACCAAGTTGTGCAAATTGTCTAGTCATTTAAGCAGGCTTGAAGCAcaaaagataaaaagtaaaacaatGTTGATATACATATTTTAGTGCCCAtaattcttctttttattttggaagCTTAACATATATCAttacttattaatatttatgatgatTATTATAACAACTTTAGTTTAAAAGAGTTTTGATGGATGACCTTAAAAATgatcataataaaaaaagtcATATGTGTTACTTTTTGGAGCATACTAGACCCAATCTATTATGTCCAAAAAGGAAAGCTGAATGCTAATAATGAGATGTTTATTTTGAATCAGTTGTTCTTGTGTGAAGATAACCAttcatttatgcttttattgaattaaaaagcCACATTGTGTTTATTCATGATAATGGAAAtacaagaaaaatttaaaaaaagaggtAAAAAACTTTGTGATCCTTTGGTTTATACAAGTGAGAAGCATTGAAGCACTCGCCTATACATATATGCTTGTGGATGGTGAATTTTCACATTTGAAGCCACTGTTTTACTTCATGTTAATGTATTCTTAAAACATCTGGTTGAATTAGCTCACATGCCATTTAGGAAGAAAGTTCTTCAGAGAAAAACCTATGCTGTCGTGCAATAATGTTGTTCTGTTATCATGGTGTGTTAGGAATAATAACAGTTAGTAGTTGGTGACGGTTAAGAGAGTTAAGCTTTTCTGTTACAGTTGGTTAGCTGAGCTTATTAAATACATGCAGTTGTATTCATGCAAGtatgatgaaatgaaagtaATTCGGTTTATTCATTTGAGTTTCTAATATCTTGACGTGGTATCAAGAGccattttgtgattttttttcctattgttttctttcatggctACGGAAGCAATTCCTGGGACCGAAACTCCTCGTCATTCGGTCAGTTTTGGAGAAGTTGTTCACTCACAAAGTCTTGGCACCGGTGGTTCGTCGACGGTTCAATATTTTGCCAAACATGATACAGTAAATCTTGCTGAGCACAATTTCTTGCTATGGAAACATCAACTATTGCTGATTCTTGATGGGTATGGACTTGAAGGTTTTGTGTTGGGAACAGTTGCGACTCCTCCAATGATTCTTGCAGGTGGTGATGGATAATTGATGGATAATCCGGCGTTTCTTGTTCATAGAAAGTAGGATAAATTCTTAGCATCTTGGCTTCTCTCAACAGTCACTGATGAGATTCTAGTGCATCTCACAGCAGCAAAGACGAGCTTTGTGGTTTGGACTGCAATCGAGAAAAGGTTTGGCACTACTTCTAGTATTAAGGCAGCAAGTCTACGTCATGCCTTGTATTCGATCAAGAAGTCGAGTTTAACTGTTAAAGAATATCTGGCTAAGGTAAATAATCTTAGTGATAGCCTAACATCAGTAGGAAGCTTGGTAGCTGAAAGAGAACAAGTCAGTGTCATTTTGTTAGGGCTTCCTATGGAGAATGAGTTTGTTCGTGTGTTTGCTTCTGCAACTCCGATATCTTTGGATCTACTTACTGACATGCTTCTTGATTGTGAAGCTCGCCACTTAGCCCTATTGACAGAAACTCCTTTGCAAGCCAATTTGGTAGATAAGTATCAAGGGACCTTTGGGGGTTCGAAGTCCACTTACTCATAGGCTTCTAAACAAGGGTGTAGTAGTTCGAATTGTGGCTGGTCTCGTGGGCGAACTAGAGGAGCCGATTGGGGTTGGTCTCGATCTAGGCCACAATGCCAGTTATGTGGTAAATTTGGACATATTGTTCAAAATTGTTATCATCAATTCGATGAGAACTTTTCTGGTCAAAGCCCTTCAGTTAATCTCCATCACACTCAAGATTTTGCTCATTCCTCAGCATCTTGCTCATCTATGGTTTCTTTTTCTGGCTCGTGCTCATGTTCGTAGTCATCGTCTTCATCGACCTCTACTGATCAAACTTGGTATCCGGATTCGGGTGCAACGAACCATGTTACACCTGACAGGTCAAATCTAATGACTGCTGCTCCCTATACAGGTACTGGTCGTGTTTTCATGGGAAATGGTAAGTCTGTTCCTATTGCTAATGTAGGGTCGTCTAGTGTCTTAGTTGGCTCTAGACTTTTTCATCTTCAGAACGTGTTGCATGTTCCTACCGTTTGCAAGAACCTGATTTCTGTTGGTCAGTTTGCAAAAGACAATGctgtttattttgaatttcaccGTTATCTGTGTTTTGTGAAGGACATTCAGACAGGGAGGATTCTTCTCGAGGGCCATATGTATAACGGTTTATACAAGTTTCAATTCTCAAAGGCTGCTCCCAACCCCAAATGCTTTCCCTCGAAGGTTGATTCCTGCTTGGTCAACAGTGTACAACTCTCGTCTACTACTGCTTTATGGCATAACAGGTTGGGACATCCATGTTCCAACACATTAGCTCATGTTCTGAGATCCTATAGTGTACCTTTTGTGAAGACTGATTTGCCTCGTTTATGTACAGCCTGTCAGCTAGGCAAAGCTCACAAGCTCTCGTTTTCTTCTTCCAAGACCGtctattcttttccttttgaacTAGTAGTGTCTGATGTATGGGGACCAGCTAGTGTAGCCTCGAATGGGTTTGGTTACTACGTGTCTTTTGTTGATATGTATAGTAGATACACGTGGGTTTATTTTCTTAAGAATAAATCTGAGGTAGTTCAATATTTTCTCAACTTTCATCAGATGATTGAGGTTCAGTTTGGATGTTCAGTTAAAATGTTACAAACCGACTAGGGGGAGAGTATCGTGTGTTGACAAGGGAGCTCTCTCGTTTGGGAATACATCATAGGGTTACCTGTCCCTACAATTCAGAGCAAAATGGTACTGCTGAGAGAAAGCATCGACAAATTGTTGACATGGGATTGTCTCTTCTAGCCCAATCTAACATTCCTCTGAAGTTCTGGTATTTTGCGTTTGAACATGCTGTTTTTTTGACAAACAGACTACCTACAACAGTTCTTCATAATGTGAGTCCTTATGAGGTTCTTCATAAGCAAAAGCCTAGCTATGATCTACTTTGAGTATTTGGCTGTGCTTGCTTCCCTGATTTGAGACTTTTCAACAAGCACAAATTCCAGTTCAGGTCTCAAATGTGTGTTTTTCTTGGGAGTGCTCCCAATGCAAAGGGTTATCGATGCTTAGCTGCAGACGGTCGAGTATATCTCTCTCGTCATGTTCGATTTGATGAGATGAGTTTTCCTTTTCAAAATGGATTTTGCTCTTCAGTAACTTCTACATAAAGTTTGCATAGACAGACTATACTTCCTATAGTCGAGGATAACTGTCCTTTTGAGAGTTCTCGTGATCAGCCACTTGGTGCTCGAAGAATGCCTCTTGTAGCATCTTCTCTAGTTAATTCTAATTCTTCTTCTCCTACTGATCCTCCACAGATAACTGAAGTATCTCCCACGTCTGGTCAACTTGACAGCAGTACAGTGATTCCTCCACGTACAAACATTCATCCCATGCAAACACGTGCCAAGAGTGGTATTTTTAAATCGTGAGTCTTTACTTCAGCCTTGGATGAGCAGGAACCTATGACAATAGTTGAAGCTCGTCAAAATCCTAATTCGGCCGTAGCTGCTGAAGCTGAGTATCGTGCATTATTGGTAAATCACACATGGGATCTTATGCCCCTACCTGCAGGTCGACGGGCAGTTGGTTGTAAGTGGATTTTCAAGCTCAAAAAGCATGCTGATGGGACTGTTGCGAGGTATAAAGGTCGACTGGTGGTTAAGGGTTACTTACAGGAGGTTGGGGTTGACTTTCAAGAGACGTTCAGTCCTGTGGTTAAGCCCACTACATTAAGAGTGGTTATTGCTTTGGCTGTCTCTTTGAATTGGTCCCTCCGACAGGTAGATATAAATAATGCCTTTTTGAATGGGGATTTGCATGAAGAAATTTATATGGTGCAGCCTCCAAGTTTTAAGAAACAAGGTTCTAATGGACAACAGTTGGTTTGTCAACTTCGAAAGGCTTTATATGGACTCAAACAAGCACCGAGGGCTTGGTTTCACAAATTGCGATAATTTTTGGGAAGCATGCAGTTTAAAGTGTCCAAGGCTGACAgttctttattcatttttcaGTCAAGATCTCAGTTGATGTATGTACTGGACTATGTTGATGATATAATCATTACCGGAAATGATGGTAAGATCATAGATGAGTTTGTCACTCAGCTAAATGCGAAGTTCTCATTGAAAGATCTTGGAAGGTTACACTATTTCTTGGGCATAGAGGTGACGTACACTTCTCAAGGAATCTTCCTTACACAAAAAAAGTACATAACTGAACTTCTTCGAAAAGCTTCTATGGACGAGTCAAAAAGTTTTCTAACACCTATGGTTTCATCGTGTAGATTGTCGGCCAATGAAGTCCTATTGAGGATGAGTGTCATTATAGAAGTGTTGTTGGGGCCCTGCAGTATGTTGTCATTACTCGACCAGACATAGCCTATGCAGTAAACAAAGTCTGCCAATTTATGCATAAGCCTTTGGATCTACATGTCAAGGTAGTAAAGAGGATATTAAGATACCTACAAGGGACATTAGATTATGGGCAGAAATTCACTCGAACATCAAGGTTCTCACTTGAAGGGTACTCAGATGCGAGCTGGGGGTCTGATGTAGATGATCGAAGGTCAACCTCAGGCTTTTGTGTGTTTCTTGGTGGAAATCCAATTTCCTGGAGCTCGAGGAAGCAACAAGTCATATCAAGGTCTACAGCAGAAGCGGAATATAGGAGTGTGGCTCATATCACCGCTGAGATAATGTGGATTCAAGCTTTGCTggctgaattgtatgtttcagtTCCACAGAAGGCATTGGTATGGTGTGATAGTTAGGCAGCTGTTGCAGTTGCGGGGAATCCAATTTTGcactcaaaatttaaacatgttgaAATGGATCTACTCTTTGTTAGAGAAAAAATTGCTGATGGGGTACTTCATGTAGGGCATATACCTGGTTCAGAACAAACTGCCGACATACTAACTAAACCACTGTCGATAGAGGCATTCACCAAGTTTCGTGATCGACTAGGTGTTGTTACTACAAGTAGGGAAGAACTTGATAAGCATGGGGCATGTTAGGAATAATAACAGTTAGTAGTTGGTGACGGTTAGGAGAGTTAAGCGTTTCTGTTACAGTTGGTTAGCTGAGCTTATTAAATACATGCAGTTGTATTCATGCAAGTATGATGAAATTAAAGTAATTCGGTTTATTCATTTGAGTTTCTAATATCTTGACATGGTGCAATCTATAGATATGTGAATAAAGGCCTAAAAACTTGTGCTTGTATGGCTGGACTACCCGCACTCCCTTTCTTTTATAGATTATGTGATACACGAGCCTCTGCTAGTTTACTTTGAGTGTTGACATTTAGTTCACATTTCCTGGCTGCTCTATTGTGAGCAGTACATGTATTTTTGTAATAGCATATGACAgttgttttacctttttctGGGTTTTTCTTCAGATGCCCTCAGCCGAAGACACGATATGGGAATGATCTTAGATGTTCCTACTACTGTGGCAGCTGTGAAGAACCCTACTTCGAAAATTGTCTACGACGAGTATAATCGCAAGCGGTTTCCACCTAGTGATCCTAGCAAGCGTGCTTTTGCTTATTTCGTCTTGTCTGGTGGCATGTTTGTTCTAAGCATGTCTGCCCGCAAAGACATTCTTACACTCGCTTCCCTTGAGGTTAACCTTTCTAGCATAGAGCTAGGGAGCACTGGAGACATTCTTGCACCCGCTTCCCTTGAGGTTAACCTTTCTAGCATAGAGCTAGGGAGCACTGTTACCGTCAAGTGGAGAGGGAAGCCTCTTTTTATCAAACGTAGAACTGAAGAGGACATCAAGACGGCTAACAGCGTTGACCTTGCATCacagggatgaagtttaattttttattttggttttttattgtttgttttgggtttgaagTTCAATATCATTTCGTGTTTGTAATGAAAAATGTGTATTATACATTGGTTGATCTAACTTTGGTGATGACTTGTTTGGTTGTCAATGGAATTTATATCTCCTATGTCTCCAACACTTTATGGTGGAATCCATTTTGCATGGCTTTTGATTTGGTCTATAAATTTTTGGTTGGCTAGGGTAATCTCATAGAGAAGTTAAAACATGGGTTTGTTTGGTGTataaatgtttgatatttttcatatataaaaaatgagaataattgTTACTTTTGGAtctatatttgtaattttggcAACTATGATCCCATGAGattatgttatgatttttattaattcatatgttaataaaaattatattaagaatgttattaaattatatatatttattttatttaattatatttagtaataattatattaaaacatgattaaattatttattattttaagaataatcttagtaaaatttaataacaataattatgtacttaaaaaaaaatctgttAAGGGTACTCTGGTCATTTCAGCTTTTtttcttatgctattacaacatcatttcattcaaccaaacacaagaataccattacagttctattccattcccttcaaccaaacaattgaattgctTATTACAGCTTtattccattacagctctattccattacagcgaaccaaacgtgccctatatattttcattcactCCATGAACATATCGTTTCGTTTTAAAATGTCtgaaacatattttcatttcgAAACAAACTTTTAGTTATGACCATTGGATCCCAACTTATGGTCATTGAATGTCAATGTCTTAGTACTATATTAGAACCAAGGAATTAGTACTTGTGTTCAGATGCCAACATCTTAATATTGTATTAGAATTAGCATCTTAGTACTGTATTATAATCAACACCGTTCATTTGCAAAAATCAGTAAAGTTCTGCATTATTTTTGATCCAATacctctttttttaaaatattattatttctctctttatataatatataatctctTTCATATAATATTGTTGGTGCATGATTTAGATTGTAGCTGAGTTGGGGATATAGGTGATTAGAGTAGGGAGGAAGAATGTTTTCTAGTgaataagaagataaaaaaaGTGGAGTGTTTGGAGAGTAGACCCCTCTAAAGAGGGTATTTACAAACGTATATAAAGGGGGTTTCGGGTCGTATTCCAGGTCACCAGAGCGGATCAGACTTCGGGTCGggttatgatatattttattataattctaTAACAATTTGCGTTGGAAATTGTAGATtgcaaatttaattattgatgaGCACTTATTCAAATTTAGAAAGTGATGATTTATCATTCAATGGATACATTTCCATGGGACATGTTTCTTCTAAAAAGTATGTCCAACACGAAGGGTTGTGACTCTTCAAAATAGTATTCATTGAGTGCATATAAATAGAGGGTCTATAGTGCtcacaaaatcattaaaatcaatCCTATCTTTAGAAATTAGAGTAAGAGTTAGGGAATTCCTCGATTTTGCTAATCAAAGGAAATTCAAAAGCTTCGTTGTATCCTTGGAGGACCTTTGTCTTAACCCTCTAGCAACTTTGTGTGGGGGCAAATAGCTCTCTTTGGAAAGAGTTACCCGTGCCTCGAAGTCTACTGTTTAATTCAATATCATCTCCGGATCTATCTTCTCCATTCAATTTATCCAACAATTTGTCCCCTACCTTGTCGAAGAAGAGTTATAAAGTGGCTCTTCTAATACAAACTTACATGCGTGCAGTATGTAATTGGGGGCTTACTACGTAAATTTTAACTAGAAAATTTACTAAGTTTTGTTGTTTGACAGTGTGGTACATGAGCCACAAGGTTATTGGAGAAATGGTTTTAAGGAAACGAACCATGTTCTAGAATACTGCAAATTGTATTTGCAGAATGCAGCAAACTGTATCTACAGAAATGTCGAGAATTGTATTGTAGAATATTGTGAACTGTATTTACAGAAACATTGCAAATTGTATTGTAGAATTATTGCAATCTGTATTGTTTGTATTGTAGAATTACCACGAACTGTATTTACAGAAATGCTGGGaactatattataaaattattacaaactATATGTACAGAAATGTCGCGAAATGTATTATAGAATACAATAAACTGTGTTGTAATGTATAAGATTATGGAAATCTTGTATGTTGAAGATCGTGATTGTAAATCAATGGGCCGTGAGATTTGTAAAATCTTGCAAGTAGGTCGTGATCATAAATTAGCGAATTGTGAGATTTGTAAAATCCTGTAAGTAGAAGGTCATGATTGTAAGTCAGAGGACTTTGAGATTCGTAAAATCTCGTAAGTAGAAAGTCATGATCGTAAATCAGCAGACTGTGATATTCGTAAAATCCAGTAAGTAAAAGGTCATGATTGTAAATCAGCAGACTGTGAGATTCATAAAATCCCGTAAGTAAAAGGTCATGAAGGTAAATCAGCAGACTGTGAGATTCATAAAATCCCGAAAGTAAAAAGTCGTGATTGTAAATCAGTGGACCATGAGATTcataaaatcccaaaattaaaaGGTCGTGGTTGTAAATCAGTAGACTGTGAGATTTGTAAAATCTCGAAAATAGAAGGTCATGATTGTAAATCAGTGGACCGTGAGATTCGTAAAATCACGTAAGTAGAAGCCACTTGTGGGAACCCCATAAAAATTCCTTTCCATTCaccatttataataaaaatagaataaaatgatTATACCACTTGATAAGATTAAACTGCTAGAGTATATATAACTAAAGGGAACAAGGGAGTTTGGGAAGAAAGTTTTTTACCATACAACTAGGAATATTTGATCTCCATTCAACAACTTGTCATCTTTAATAGTATGTAAAGTGCCATTCTTTCAATAGGTTTTTTTATTCTCCTTTTAAGTGCTGAATTTCTGAAGTATTGTATCCCTTACTAAAGATCATCAgtcatcaaatttattattaaaggaAAAGAACAGAGAGAAGTAATATTAGATGCAACATTATTTAGCAGTGAGGAACGACCTATAAAGTTCAAAGTAGTgcaagaataaaagaaattgtgGCAACAGAGCAaagaaaatgatataaattgagACATATATGACAATGTCTTGAGATGTTATATCTATCTAAAGAGACAGTTCAATATATGTTGTGCTTAGAAACTTTAGtgcaaaattgaatg
This genomic stretch from Gossypium raimondii isolate GPD5lz chromosome 6, ASM2569854v1, whole genome shotgun sequence harbors:
- the LOC105771994 gene encoding cytochrome b-c1 complex subunit Rieske-4, mitochondrial-like isoform X2 — encoded protein: MILADALSRRHDMGMILDVPTTVAAVKNPTSKIVYDEYNRKRFPPSDPSKRAFAYFVLSGGMFVLSMSARKDILTLASLEVNLSSIELGSTGDILAPASLEVNLSSIELGSTVTVKWRGKPLFIKRRTEEDIKTANSVDLASQG
- the LOC105771994 gene encoding cytochrome b-c1 complex subunit Rieske-4, mitochondrial-like isoform X1; translation: MTAAPYTDALSRRHDMGMILDVPTTVAAVKNPTSKIVYDEYNRKRFPPSDPSKRAFAYFVLSGGMFVLSMSARKDILTLASLEVNLSSIELGSTGDILAPASLEVNLSSIELGSTVTVKWRGKPLFIKRRTEEDIKTANSVDLASQG
- the LOC105771994 gene encoding cytochrome b-c1 complex subunit Rieske-4, mitochondrial-like isoform X3, which codes for MGMILDVPTTVAAVKNPTSKIVYDEYNRKRFPPSDPSKRAFAYFVLSGGMFVLSMSARKDILTLASLEVNLSSIELGSTGDILAPASLEVNLSSIELGSTVTVKWRGKPLFIKRRTEEDIKTANSVDLASQG